A region from the Caldicellulosiruptor naganoensis genome encodes:
- a CDS encoding NPCBM/NEW2 domain-containing protein, whose protein sequence is MKKHISVFITIFAVIFCFVAVASSPTNYKTMYEKLLKDYNSLKTQYDKLKKENANLQAKVNELSKKVATSPVYEYQRDIILNGVTLKYKVPFINYKGMRFVHLDSILYCFYNKNIAPWKIDNNKKALVIGPNLTPNGGIFLTDLPLSDYYSIHFNPVSNSNEVTILGATKGKNIVWRAYNENWRNENDSNRYTFVQYKLNGDYKKLNLTLGLDDETDVGASGVFRIYLDGEKKYESPIAKGEKPKNVSLEVVGGNTLKIEFYINKHYRNLQAFPVVVDAVLYK, encoded by the coding sequence ATGAAAAAGCACATCTCAGTATTTATAACCATATTTGCTGTTATCTTTTGTTTTGTTGCAGTTGCGTCATCTCCGACAAATTATAAGACCATGTACGAAAAACTTTTGAAAGATTATAATTCTCTAAAAACTCAATATGACAAGCTAAAAAAAGAAAATGCTAATCTTCAAGCAAAGGTAAATGAACTTAGCAAAAAGGTAGCAACAAGCCCAGTTTATGAGTATCAAAGAGATATTATCCTAAATGGAGTAACACTCAAATACAAAGTTCCATTTATAAACTACAAAGGAATGAGATTTGTTCATCTTGACTCTATTCTTTACTGTTTCTACAATAAAAATATTGCACCTTGGAAAATTGATAACAACAAAAAAGCATTGGTTATTGGACCCAATCTAACACCAAATGGAGGCATCTTTTTGACTGATTTGCCATTAAGCGACTATTATTCAATACACTTTAATCCAGTTTCTAATTCAAATGAGGTCACAATATTAGGCGCAACAAAGGGCAAAAATATTGTGTGGCGAGCATATAACGAAAATTGGCGGAATGAAAATGATAGTAATAGATATACTTTTGTTCAATATAAACTCAATGGAGATTATAAAAAGTTAAATCTAACTCTTGGGCTTGACGATGAGACAGATGTCGGGGCAAGTGGTGTCTTCAGAATCTATTTAGATGGTGAAAAGAAATATGAAAGCCCAATTGCGAAGGGTGAAAAACCTAAAAATGTATCATTAGAAGTTGTAGGAGGAAATACACTAAAAATTGAATTTTATATAAATAAACACTATAGAAATCTTCAAGCCTTTCCTGTCGTTGTTGATGCAGTATTATATAAATAA
- a CDS encoding zinc ribbon domain-containing protein, which translates to MLYCPRCGATIDNGQKVCSQCGESLETKTLSNLQRPKREFFLEKYFDDQTKEFRVPGIKFKFDRKLLPWLYGIIGFLVFLILFVAIGKSIYSPQRVVNEFKEAVKNKNTKMLSQILVHETGEQISQDDLKAFLELCQTKPEHINGVFKALDEAIQSISNSSSDKKNRSLTDILSDLFSTQDYSNDFLLKPTGKGLIFFTKYKIAAKNYFLKVKCDTKDAKIYLNGKNIASVSDPSQEISIGPLIAGIYKVKAEYKGPYCTLEKVDEEEIYSTDFSNYNQYTAELYLYPRYVEVNSDFEDAEIVLNGKPTGVLVKDASEFGPVSDGSEFSAKIKLPWGEVRTTSVKLGSWSNSITIPNTLSNDDTNNSTFEKVASVINDFEKSYRTAMTSQDPNKFLHISDELKQVFTSRIQDLKANNQKFTGKVTKTEFNFGTLQLFRDEEEKITLKITAKIYYKDAVYYKDDSPPQDIPEKVTAQVYTLVWDENAKNFIIVGIEAPWFYNWPEDGKIKEYKLDEGSV; encoded by the coding sequence TTGCTTTACTGTCCCAGGTGTGGTGCTACAATTGATAATGGGCAGAAAGTATGTAGTCAGTGTGGAGAGAGCTTGGAGACAAAGACTTTGAGTAATTTGCAAAGACCTAAGAGAGAGTTCTTCTTAGAGAAATACTTTGATGACCAAACAAAAGAATTTAGAGTTCCAGGCATAAAATTTAAATTTGACAGAAAACTTTTGCCTTGGCTTTACGGAATTATAGGTTTCCTGGTGTTCTTAATATTGTTTGTAGCGATTGGAAAGTCAATATATTCTCCCCAAAGGGTTGTGAATGAATTCAAGGAAGCTGTTAAAAATAAAAACACAAAAATGCTTTCCCAAATACTTGTTCATGAAACAGGTGAACAAATTTCACAAGATGATCTAAAAGCTTTCTTAGAGTTGTGTCAGACAAAGCCTGAACACATAAACGGTGTTTTCAAAGCGTTAGATGAAGCAATTCAATCAATTTCAAATTCATCCTCAGATAAAAAGAATAGATCTCTAACTGATATTTTATCTGATCTTTTCTCAACTCAAGATTATTCAAATGATTTTCTCTTAAAACCTACAGGCAAAGGCTTGATCTTCTTCACGAAATATAAGATTGCAGCAAAAAATTACTTTTTAAAAGTGAAGTGTGATACAAAGGACGCAAAAATATACTTGAATGGTAAAAACATTGCTTCAGTTTCAGATCCATCTCAGGAAATTTCAATAGGTCCATTGATTGCTGGGATATACAAGGTTAAAGCAGAATACAAAGGTCCGTATTGTACATTAGAAAAGGTTGATGAAGAAGAAATTTACAGTACAGATTTTAGTAACTATAACCAATACACAGCTGAACTATATCTTTATCCGCGCTATGTAGAGGTAAACTCAGATTTTGAAGATGCAGAGATAGTTTTGAACGGTAAGCCAACTGGTGTTTTGGTAAAAGATGCGTCTGAATTTGGACCTGTAAGTGACGGAAGTGAGTTTAGTGCAAAAATAAAACTTCCATGGGGTGAAGTGAGAACAACTTCTGTAAAACTTGGCAGCTGGTCAAATAGCATTACAATTCCAAATACACTTTCAAACGATGATACTAATAATTCGACATTCGAAAAGGTTGCTTCTGTTATAAATGATTTTGAAAAGTCTTACAGAACTGCTATGACATCTCAGGATCCGAATAAGTTTTTGCACATTTCTGATGAGTTAAAACAAGTTTTTACAAGCAGAATTCAAGATTTAAAAGCTAACAACCAAAAGTTTACAGGCAAGGTAACAAAAACTGAGTTCAACTTTGGAACATTACAATTGTTTAGAGACGAAGAAGAAAAAATAACATTAAAAATTACTGCAAAAATTTACTACAAAGATGCAGTATATTACAAGGACGATTCTCCACCACAAGATATTCCTGAAAAAGTAACTGCACAGGTTTACACGCTTGTATGGGATGAAAATGCAAAGAACTTTATTATTGTTGGAATAGAGGCTCCATGGTTTTATAATTGGCCGGAAGATGGCAAGATTAAAGAATACAAACTAGATGAAGGGAGTGTGTGA
- the dnaG gene encoding DNA primase, with protein sequence MIFVKNAKRYFKKFVEIKLNCPKKHEGEHNVLERIVEQILNKVDIVDVVSSYIPLKRVGVNFRALCPFHTERTPSFYVSPAKQIFHCFGCGVGGNAIHFVMRMENLTFTEALKVLAEKAKIDINLSESKFAKDRALAKQKEELINLHKDCFEYFQEQLYLRKNIEAAKYIIKRRITKETAKRFGLGYCPEKNDLYERLSQKYPKEIIDLSGIFLERNGKNYCRFAGRLIFPIFDTMNRVIAFGGRIITDTSAPKYMNSPDTLIFSKSRILYGLNIAKQSKENEFIVVEGYMDVIALHQEGIDNVVGVLGTALTQDHSFLLRRYKNEVVLCLDSDEAGKRAAIRSADILYQNGLMVRVMELEGAKDPDEYIKKFGKDAFLLKKQNSMFVIDYKIKELKNQYDLSKSDQKFRFVREYFEKILTPISNEVERQEYIKKLSDLTGIDENVIAREFSKKAQKEVRRIENINYFKQVQKKLVLTDIERLKKNEIYLLSLYTQWAPKSEEIKSLLTENDFYTEDIKILFSSIKNLLDEGMELSYSMLLSFITDESILSELTSFSSKGFEDCDTAKKAIEELKLNIKTLELKLELEEAQRQNDAVKITQILNELKKLKAGREGESR encoded by the coding sequence TTGATTTTTGTCAAAAATGCTAAAAGGTATTTTAAAAAATTTGTCGAAATAAAATTAAATTGTCCCAAAAAACATGAAGGTGAACATAATGTGCTGGAAAGAATTGTAGAACAGATTTTAAATAAAGTGGATATTGTTGATGTTGTTTCATCTTATATCCCGTTAAAGAGAGTAGGGGTTAACTTTAGGGCACTATGCCCTTTTCACACAGAGCGGACACCATCTTTTTATGTCTCACCAGCTAAACAAATTTTTCACTGTTTTGGCTGCGGTGTTGGTGGAAATGCTATCCACTTTGTAATGCGGATGGAAAACTTAACCTTTACCGAAGCTCTTAAGGTTTTAGCAGAAAAAGCAAAAATTGATATTAATTTATCTGAATCTAAATTTGCAAAAGACAGAGCTTTAGCAAAACAGAAAGAAGAGCTAATCAATCTTCACAAAGACTGCTTTGAGTATTTCCAAGAGCAGCTTTATCTTCGCAAGAACATTGAAGCTGCGAAGTATATAATAAAAAGGAGAATTACAAAGGAAACAGCAAAGAGATTTGGACTTGGCTATTGTCCTGAAAAAAATGACTTGTACGAAAGGCTTTCTCAAAAGTATCCTAAAGAAATTATTGATTTGAGTGGAATTTTTCTTGAGCGAAATGGAAAAAATTATTGTAGATTTGCAGGAAGGCTTATTTTTCCTATATTCGATACAATGAACAGGGTAATTGCATTTGGTGGGCGAATAATTACTGACACTTCTGCTCCAAAATATATGAATTCACCTGATACTTTGATATTCTCGAAGTCAAGGATTCTGTATGGTCTTAACATTGCAAAACAGAGCAAGGAAAACGAGTTTATAGTTGTTGAAGGATACATGGATGTTATTGCTTTGCACCAAGAGGGAATTGACAATGTAGTTGGAGTTTTGGGCACAGCACTTACTCAGGACCATAGCTTCCTTTTGCGAAGATATAAAAATGAAGTTGTACTTTGTTTAGACAGTGATGAGGCAGGCAAGAGAGCGGCAATAAGAAGTGCAGATATATTGTATCAAAACGGGCTCATGGTAAGAGTTATGGAATTAGAGGGTGCAAAGGACCCGGATGAGTATATTAAGAAATTTGGAAAAGATGCTTTTTTATTAAAAAAGCAAAATAGTATGTTTGTTATAGATTATAAAATAAAAGAACTAAAAAACCAATATGATTTGAGCAAGTCAGACCAGAAATTTAGGTTTGTACGAGAATATTTTGAGAAGATTTTGACCCCGATTTCAAATGAAGTTGAAAGACAAGAGTATATAAAGAAGTTATCAGATCTTACTGGAATAGATGAAAATGTAATAGCAAGAGAGTTTTCAAAAAAAGCTCAAAAAGAAGTTAGGCGAATAGAAAATATAAATTATTTTAAACAAGTACAGAAAAAATTAGTTTTAACTGATATTGAAAGATTGAAGAAAAACGAAATCTATCTTTTATCACTTTATACCCAGTGGGCACCAAAGTCAGAAGAGATAAAAAGTCTTCTTACAGAAAATGATTTTTACACTGAAGATATTAAAATTCTTTTCAGCAGCATAAAAAATCTACTTGATGAGGGGATGGAGTTGAGCTACTCTATGCTTTTGAGTTTTATAACTGATGAGAGTATTCTGTCTGAGCTTACAAGCTTTTCATCCAAAGGTTTTGAAGATTGTGATACTGCGAAAAAAGCTATAGAAGAGCTGAAGCTGAATATCAAGACGTTAGAATTAAAACTTGAACTTGAAGAAGCACAAAGACAAAATGATGCTGTTAAAATCACCCAGATACTAAATGAACTGAAAAAACTAAAAGCGGGAAGGGAGGGAGAGAGCAGATGA
- the rpoD gene encoding RNA polymerase sigma factor RpoD, with protein MTEQNLGQNNESILNQNGAEEVKNQEQPQQQEEKEKVEQKEQTAKSSKKNTDEKNKATDERKNLIREKVRELISLGQSKGFLTYSEIQEILDKVELDANQIENIYDTLESMGIDVVDDRISEEELLKDDLENLPEGIAIDDPVRMYLKEIGKIPLLTPEEEIELAKRIEQGDEEAKKRLAEANLRLVVSIAKRYVGRGMLFLDLIQEGNLGLLKAVEKFDYRKGYKFSTYATWWIRQAITRAIADQARTIRIPVHMVETINKLVRVSRQLLQEKGREPTPEEIAKEMNMPVEKVREILKIAQEPVSLETPIGEEEDSHLGDFIPDDDALAPSEAAAHSMLKEQLMEVLDSLNEREKKVLKLRFGLEDGRARTLEEVGREFNVTRERIRQIEAKALRKLRHPSRSKKLKDFLE; from the coding sequence ATGACAGAACAAAACCTTGGACAAAATAATGAAAGCATCCTAAATCAAAATGGTGCTGAAGAAGTAAAAAACCAAGAGCAGCCGCAGCAGCAAGAAGAAAAAGAGAAGGTTGAACAAAAAGAACAAACTGCAAAATCTTCAAAGAAGAATACCGATGAGAAAAATAAAGCAACAGATGAGAGGAAAAATCTCATAAGAGAGAAGGTTCGTGAGCTCATTTCACTTGGGCAGAGCAAGGGATTTTTGACATATTCAGAGATTCAAGAGATACTTGACAAGGTAGAGCTTGATGCAAACCAGATTGAAAATATATATGATACTCTTGAAAGTATGGGAATTGACGTCGTTGATGATAGGATTTCTGAAGAAGAACTTTTGAAAGATGATTTGGAAAACTTGCCAGAAGGTATTGCTATAGATGACCCTGTAAGAATGTATCTCAAAGAGATTGGCAAAATTCCTCTTTTGACTCCTGAAGAGGAGATTGAACTTGCAAAGAGGATTGAACAGGGGGATGAAGAGGCTAAAAAGAGGCTTGCTGAGGCAAACTTGAGGCTTGTTGTTAGCATTGCAAAAAGGTATGTGGGAAGAGGAATGCTCTTTTTGGACCTTATCCAGGAAGGTAATCTTGGTCTTTTGAAGGCTGTTGAAAAGTTTGACTACCGAAAAGGATATAAATTTTCCACATATGCAACCTGGTGGATTCGCCAGGCAATCACAAGGGCAATTGCCGACCAGGCAAGAACTATAAGAATTCCTGTTCATATGGTTGAGACAATAAATAAGTTAGTTAGGGTATCACGCCAGCTTTTGCAAGAAAAAGGAAGAGAGCCAACACCTGAAGAGATTGCAAAAGAGATGAACATGCCAGTTGAAAAGGTGCGGGAGATTTTGAAGATTGCTCAGGAGCCTGTATCGTTGGAGACGCCAATCGGTGAGGAAGAAGACAGCCACTTGGGTGACTTTATCCCTGATGATGATGCTCTTGCACCATCTGAGGCTGCTGCCCATTCGATGTTGAAAGAACAGCTGATGGAAGTTTTGGACTCACTCAACGAGCGGGAAAAAAAGGTCTTAAAGCTCAGATTTGGCCTTGAAGATGGAAGAGCACGCACTTTAGAAGAGGTTGGCAGGGAATTCAATGTGACACGTGAAAGAATTCGTCAAATTGAGGCAAAGGCTTTGAGAAAACTCAGACATCCGAGCAGGAGTAAGAAACTTAAGGATTTTTTGGAGTAG
- a CDS encoding Yip1 family protein: MTKCPYCGRELQEGEVCTCQTNQTMVSQTTGNQVTSGEALNDTQNTAKASEDVKSESIEQTVNTAEEKKKESTNTSTLNDVINSAVRYCYLTIKFAWAFLKNPFVFISKVIQNNDYKAGILFAILTFIFVSIQNLVLAGRGLQFIEDLIEISGILSSYSSFKTFLYNFIALFLLYLLYCGIVKLASMIFKEDVEFKAILGGIGVSLIPFAWAAIVNLILQFIAVWLVVLLCMLGLLMNVVLNFWSVKVLLKDKETRALYITVGAYIVCIIIVAVIMFAMGSGIANSGGENVISVGSDNIIGTWSDNKDTIIFYPNGTFKAHYYWIGGAWEIDGNKLYLTGTLTGKEGYYFKIEGKKLILEPIPGSGMGRYEFYRVR, encoded by the coding sequence ATGACAAAGTGTCCATACTGTGGTAGAGAACTTCAGGAAGGTGAGGTTTGCACTTGCCAAACAAATCAAACGATGGTGAGTCAAACAACTGGCAATCAAGTTACAAGCGGTGAAGCATTGAACGATACTCAAAATACTGCGAAAGCTAGTGAGGATGTTAAAAGCGAAAGTATTGAGCAGACTGTAAATACCGCTGAAGAAAAGAAAAAGGAATCTACTAATACTTCAACCCTAAATGATGTAATTAACTCAGCAGTTCGATATTGTTATCTTACAATAAAGTTTGCTTGGGCATTTTTGAAAAATCCATTTGTTTTTATTTCAAAGGTTATACAGAACAATGACTATAAAGCAGGCATTTTGTTTGCTATTCTCACTTTTATATTTGTTTCTATTCAAAATCTTGTTTTAGCGGGGAGAGGTTTGCAGTTTATTGAAGATTTGATTGAAATATCAGGAATTTTGTCTTCTTATTCATCGTTTAAAACATTTTTGTATAACTTTATTGCTTTGTTTCTTTTATACCTTTTGTATTGCGGTATTGTTAAATTAGCATCTATGATATTCAAAGAAGATGTGGAATTTAAGGCTATATTGGGAGGAATAGGGGTAAGTTTAATTCCTTTTGCATGGGCAGCTATTGTAAATTTAATTTTGCAGTTTATAGCTGTTTGGTTAGTTGTTTTATTATGCATGTTAGGTTTACTTATGAATGTTGTATTGAACTTTTGGTCGGTCAAAGTTTTACTGAAAGATAAAGAAACCAGGGCACTTTATATTACAGTAGGGGCGTATATTGTATGCATTATTATAGTAGCAGTAATTATGTTTGCAATGGGCAGTGGAATAGCAAATTCAGGTGGGGAAAATGTCATTAGTGTAGGGTCAGATAATATTATTGGAACATGGTCGGATAATAAAGATACCATCATATTTTATCCCAATGGTACATTTAAAGCCCATTATTATTGGATAGGTGGCGCATGGGAGATAGATGGAAATAAATTGTATCTTACAGGTACATTGACTGGAAAAGAAGGATATTATTTCAAAATTGAGGGTAAAAAATTAATATTAGAGC
- a CDS encoding deoxyguanosinetriphosphate triphosphohydrolase: MLRIREYQEELECKILSPYATLSKNTKGRQRPEEKCQVRTEFQRDRDRIIHSKSFRRLKHKTQVFISPEGDHYRTRLTHALEVAQIARTIARALRLNEDLTEAIALGHDLGHTPFGHAGEDILNQITTCGFSHNVQSLRVVDFLEGDDGLNLTFEVRDGILNHVWGNTPSTLEGKVVQFADRIAYINHDIDDAIRAGILKEEDLPQDCLKILGFSKRERINTLIVDIIRNSMDKPEITMSEDVFYAMHKLREFMFQNVYIGSEAKRDEKKAKYIIQALYEYFMSNPDALPDDVKRDIDRFGKEQAIIDYIAGMTDRYAMRKFYEIFLPSPWNKL, from the coding sequence TTGTTAAGGATAAGAGAATACCAAGAAGAGCTGGAATGTAAGATTCTGTCACCATATGCCACCCTTTCAAAGAATACAAAAGGGCGACAAAGACCAGAAGAAAAGTGTCAGGTCAGAACCGAGTTTCAACGTGACAGAGATAGAATCATTCATTCAAAATCATTTAGAAGACTTAAGCACAAAACACAAGTGTTCATATCACCAGAAGGAGACCACTACAGAACAAGGCTGACTCACGCCCTTGAGGTTGCTCAGATAGCAAGAACAATTGCAAGGGCTTTAAGGCTCAATGAGGACCTGACAGAGGCAATTGCCCTTGGCCATGATTTGGGCCACACACCTTTTGGCCATGCAGGAGAAGACATTTTAAACCAAATTACAACTTGTGGATTTTCTCACAATGTGCAGAGCCTAAGAGTTGTTGACTTTTTAGAAGGGGATGATGGGCTTAATCTTACATTTGAGGTAAGAGACGGTATTTTAAACCATGTATGGGGCAATACTCCTTCGACGTTAGAAGGAAAAGTGGTGCAATTTGCAGACAGGATAGCGTATATAAATCATGACATAGATGATGCAATAAGAGCAGGGATTTTAAAAGAAGAGGATTTACCCCAGGACTGTCTTAAGATTTTAGGATTTTCAAAGCGTGAGAGAATTAACACTTTGATTGTGGATATAATAAGAAATAGTATGGACAAACCAGAAATAACCATGAGTGAAGATGTCTTTTACGCAATGCATAAGTTAAGAGAGTTTATGTTTCAAAATGTGTATATTGGGTCTGAAGCTAAAAGAGATGAAAAGAAAGCTAAGTATATTATACAAGCTCTATACGAGTATTTTATGTCGAATCCTGATGCCTTACCTGACGATGTAAAAAGAGATATTGACAGATTTGGCAAAGAACAGGCAATCATCGACTATATAGCCGGAATGACAGACAGATATGCTATGCGAAAGTTTTATGAAATATTCTTACCTTCGCCATGGAATAAGCTTTGA